CTCTGTTCGCATGTCCTTTTTCTCTATCTCTATATCTCTTTAAGTTGGCCTGTGATTAGAAGGACATACCTACATACATTATCCAAAATCCAAGCCCCGAAACCAAAACCTTTACAAAAAGGCAAACATAATCCCACCCACCCAAAATCCCCTTAATTGGTGTACACACTCCGTATTAGTAGTAACGTACCTAGACGTAACCGTACTACTCCCTAGTCAGTAGTTAATTAACCTAACCCCCACCAAAAACCAATACAAATTTAGTTAGTACGTATGCAATCTTATACTAACCGAACCGTTTGAAACAAATTAATACAATACCTTCAAACTACAAAACCCCCATACAGCTACAAGATCATGTGCCCCAAGCAATTGCAGGGCGTTGAGAAAGACAAAAAGGCCACTGAAATAATCATTAAGTTTATCGATTTGCCCGAAGATCAGTACCGTTTGGGTAACACAAAGGTATATGACCGACAATATATCTATTCACAAAACTAAATCATCTGCACTTCTTCTGCTTGAATCTGGACAATGTTTCCGACTGCCTAACTTCATTCAAAAACTGGAGAACTTATTAAGTTGTCTCGTTTTGATTGAGGGTTTTTGCCAGTCCGTGGATATTATCAAGACCTCACACGCCTCTTTTTTACACAACATCTTCTGCACACTTCCGAAGATATATTTTCTGGAACTGCTTTTCCTAAACCAATCGTAACAACCTTTGCAGCTGCTAGTACACAGCTCTTGTCAACTATTGGGTTAGGGATCGTTTGATCTGGAGGGTTTATCTTCCCTATCTTAGTCTCATCTTAGTGTTATCATCTGCCTGCACTTTAACCCCATTTGCATCCCTTTACTAAAACTATACATGTTATTGTTCTTGACCTGTGATTTGATGTACCTTTCTGTGTTTTCGTTTGTACCATCCATCCTCTATCTATCCCAGTTCAACCTGTCCAAAAGTGTTTTTGAAGAAGCGCTtaagcaaagcaaaaaaagaaaaagaatgaACCTATACCGTCTGAATGAGTTTCCCCCAGAAGCTCCCAGAACAGTGTTGGTTCCGCTTAGTGCACGCATTCTTTAGGAGATGGCACCAACAGAAATCTAACCTATATTCTCTCTTTCCCACCCAAACCACCCCAAACCCACTTCCAACCCTCAACAAAAAACAGGTGTTCTTCCGCGCCGGTGTCCTGGGTCAGATGGAGGAGTTCCGTGATGAGCGTCTGGGCAAGATCATGTCCTGGATGCAGGCCTGGGCTCGTGGTTACCTGTCCCGCAAGGGCTTCAAGAAGCTCCAGGAGCAGCGCGTCGCCCTCAAGGTTGTCCAGCGCAACCTGCGCAAGTACCTGCAGCTCCGTACCTGGCCCTGGTACAAACTGTGGCAGAAGGTCAAGCCCCTCCTCAACGTCAGCCGTATCGAGGATGAGATTGCCGTGAGTATAGAgaagatagaaagatggagaCTGTGGCggacttttggttttggttcgACGATGGTGAACTTGGACAGGACCAGTTGCTGGTGACAATCATCTGAGGTAGCCCTGGGGTGTCTATTCCCTTAGTCATTGTCTGGGGTAATTGGATGAGCTGAGGCAGCTGCACAGCCAACTCAATCCTATTTTAATCAATGGTCATAAACATTGTTGCGATGCGAAATTCCTGCGCTTAATTAAGCACACATCTTAATACCTGCATCATCTGCATACCCAACTATTTTATTCGAACAACTTGagagccacccacccactggCAGCTGTTCGAACGTATCGATACGATCTGATTCCAATCGCCGGGGGCAGCCAAAAATAGATGCTGTCATAATCTCCTCGCACTTTCGATCAGGCCAAATGTGGCCTCTGTTTTCGCTGGAATCCAACGGCTCTTCACCTCTCACATTCTTACATATAGTTTGCAAAAATTATGACTTGTTCTATTCTTGGCCCTGCCACATAGCTggggattttttgtttaagagCCACAATTAGTTTGCCAATTAGCTtgctaattaaataataaaaaatgcccCAAGATGCCCACGTAAAGTTCCGATCCCCGATGAGTAATTTAACATGTATACAACCAATACGCACAATGCGATGTGTATACAGGGGAATCTATATATAAGCACTTAAGATGGTACACCTGCTGGTACCGCCGCACAAGTGCGACTTGATAGGCCCCATACCAGAGCAGTATAGCCCCATACCATATAGCAATGGCAGCAATTTGTGAATTATGATGGCTACCTCCTAACCAAGGCGATTACACACATGCCAAGTGGCATGGCAGCAGCTGCCATATATCgctgctctgctctgctctgctcaGTTCTGCTCGCATCGGGGCGTTTTGGCTAATTTTATAGCCAAAGTGGCCCAGTGCATTTGCAGCAGCCATTCCAGTTGTATTTGACCAGTCGCCGTCGCGGTAACAGGTACCACACACAAAAATCGAACCCCCAACGAAGAACCAATCGAACTGAGCACAAGATCATAAGATCACCATAGCTCAACGAATTAAAAGGGGGTTAATAGGAGTTAATAAAAGTTATTAGACCCTTTAGAAGGAGGCTTAAGAGTTAGCGAAAGTGATTTAGCAACATGGCCGATGAGAAGAAAGCCAAGAAAACGAAGAAATCCACCGAATCAACCACACCCAGTGCCGCTGAGGAAGCAGCTCCAGCTGAGGCTgctccaccagcagcagcggatGCTCCGCCAGAGGCTGCTCCTCAGCCCGAATCAGCCCCTGTTGAACCAGCACCAAAAGCCCAGCCAGCAGCTGAGGAAATCAGCTCCTTTACTAACCCATCGAATGCCTCTAATGACTTGCAGCGTCTGGAGGAGAAGGCCAAGAAGGCTGAGGAACTGCATGCCGCTGAAGTGAAGGTGCGCAAGGAGCTGGAGGCCCTCAACGCCAAGCTGTTGGCCGAGAAGACCGCTCTGCTCGACTCGCTGTCCGGCGAGAAGGGTGCCCTGCAGGACTACCAGGAGCGCAACGCCAAGTTGACCGCCCAGAAGAACGACCTCGAGAACCAGCTGCGCGTAAGTATAGCCCATTAATACACCCACTTATGCGATGTGGTGCCACGAAAGCGGAAAAGGCAACGAAATTGATCGGAGGCAATCGAGCATGAAACTTGCTCTCGGCTATTTCTGGCCATTTGCGCTTTTTGGGCTAAATTTAGGAGTGACCAATCAGCTACTTACCCATTACCCAAAATTCCAATCAAATAGGATATCCAAGAGCGCCTGACTCAGGAGGAGGATGCCCGCAACCAGCTGTTccagcagaagaagaaggccGACCAGGAGATCTCTGGCCTGAAGAAGGACATCGAGGATCTGGAACTGAACGTCCAGAAGGCCGAGCAGGACAAGGCCACCAAGGATCACCAGATCCGCAACTTGAACGACGAGATCGCCCACCAGGATGAGCTCATCAACAAGCTGAACAAGGAGAAGAAGATGCAGGGCGAGACCAACCAGAAGACCGGTGAGGAGCTGCAGGCCGCCGAGGACAAGATCAACCACTTGAACAAGGTTAAGGCCAAGCTCGAGCAGACCCTCGATGAGCTGGAGGATTCGCTGGAGCGCGAGAAGAAGGTGCGCGGCGATGTTGAGAAGTCCAAGCGCAAGGTTGAGGGTGACCTCAAGCTGACCCAGGAGGCCGTTGCCGATCTGGAGCGCAACAAGAAGGAGCTCGAGCAGACCATCCAGCGCAAGGACAAGGAGCTGTCCTCCATCACCGCCAAGCTCGAGGACGAGCAGGTCGTTGTGCTGAAGCACCAGCGCCAGATCAAGGAGCTGCAGGCCCGCATCGAGGAGCTCGAGGAGGAGGTCGAGGCTGAGCGCCAGGCCCGCGCCAAGGCTGAGAAGCAGCGCGCCGATCTGGCCCGCGAGCTCGAGGAATTGGGCGAGCGTCTGGAGGAGGCTGGCGGTGCCACCTCTGCCCAGATCGAGCTCAACAAGAAGCGCGAGGCTGAGCTGAGCAAGCTGCGTCGCGATCTTGAGGAGGCCAACATCCAGCACGAGTCCACCCTGGCTAACCTGCGCAAGAAGCACAACGATGCCGTCGCCGAGATGGCCGAGCAGGTTGACCAGCTCAACAAGCTGAAGGCTAAGTAAGTACCGTTTGCAATTACTAGACATCTAGCTAGCTTTTTCAGGTGCGCCAACGCTATCGCGACAGAGAGAAGATGAAGAAACCAGGAGTTATTTAGACTTGGTTATCGAACCCACGCAGCTAATAGAAATTTGCTCTCTTTTCTCTTACCCACTTTTGCGCTAATCCAGGGCCGAGCACGATCGCCAGACTTGCCACAACGAGCTGAATCAGACTCGTACCGCCTGCGATCAGCTGGGTCGCGATAAGGTAATATGTCGCGACAagtggcgcccgagcagggacgCCGAGCGATCCACACATATACAGAATTACACTGAACACGCATGTTCCAACCAAATAAAGCAAACACACAACTACGTATTAAACTACGTCTGTGTGTTACCCAAAACTCTCTGTCTAATCGAAATGAAGGGTTTCTCGAAAAAAAAGGTTCAACGCAAGGATAGCAAGTCGCTCTCGCTTCTCGCCTATGTTTCTGCCTCTGTCTCTGTCTATCCCCCACAAAACATAAACTAACCCGTGCAATACGAACCTCTCTGTGTCTCTATCTATCTGTCTAAACCAGGGCTGAGAAGGAGAAGAACGAGTACTACGGCCAGTTGAACGATCTGCGCGCCGGTGTCGACCACATTACCAACGAGAAGGTATTGAAACTTGATCTTTACTATGCGTTAAATGCTCTCAACGCGATGCTGTAAattaaaatgctgaaatttctaGTTTTGCCACGTCTCTACATCTGTGTATAGTATCAACGTAGTTGCAATGCAACCACACCGAAAAATCCCaaagaaaatatgtaaaaactaAAACGACCCACCCACTTGAGTAATCTCCAAGCTTGATCTACTAACTCCCCAATGCCTTGTACAGCACTTGACACGACCAAAATGCCACCACACTCACAAACCTCCGATGGAGAAATAACCCCAAATCAATCCGAAACTAATGCAAATCTAAATCCAAAAATACAGGCTGCCCAGGAGAAGATCGCCAAGCAGCTGCAGCACACCCTCAACGAGGTGCAGTCGAAACTGGATGAGACCAACAGGACTCTGAACGACTTCGATGCCAGCAAGAAGAAGCTGTCCATCGAGAACTCCGACCTGCTCCGCCAGCTGGAGGAGGCCGAGTCCCAGGTGTCCCAGCTGTCCAAGATCAAGATCTCCCTGACCACCCAGTTGGAGGATACCAAGCGTCTGGCCGACGAGGAGTCGCGCGAGCGTGCCACCCTTTTGGGCAAGTTCCGCAACCTGGAGCACGACCTGGACAATCTGCGCGAGCAGGTTGAGGAGGAGGCCGAGGGCAAGGCCGATCTGCAGCGCCAGCTGAGCAAGGCCAACGCTGAGGCCCAGGTCTGGCGTAGCAAGTACGAGTCCGATGGCGTCGCCCGCTccgaggagctggaggaggccAAGAGGAAGCTGCAGGCCCGTTTGGCCGAGGCTGAGGAGACCATCGAGTCCCTCAACCAGAAGTGCATCGGCCTGGAGAAGACCAAGCAGCGCCTGTCCACCGAAGTGGAGGATCTGCAGCTGGAGGTCGACCGTGCCAACGCCATTGCCAATGCTGCCGAGAAGAAGCAGAAGGCCTTCGACAAGATCATCGGCGAGTGGAAGCTCAAGGTCGACGATCTGGCCGCCGAGCTGGATGCCTCCCAGAAGGAGTGCCGCAACTACTCCACCGAGCTGTTCCGTCTTAAGGGCGCCTACGAGGAGGGCCAGGAGCAGCTGGAGGCTGTGCGTCGTGAGAACAAGAACCTGGCCGATGAGGTCAAGGATCTGCTCGACCAGATCGGTGAGGGTGGCCGCAACATCCATGAGATCGAGAAGGCACGCAAGCGCCTCGAGGCCGAGAAGGACGAGCTCCAGGCCGCCCTCGAGGAGGCTGAGGCTGCTCTCGAGCAGGAGGAGAACAAGGTGCTGCGCGCCCAGCTGGAGCTGTCCCAGGTCCGCCAGGAGATCGATCGCCGCAtccaggagaaggaggaggagttcGAGAACACCCGCAAGAACCACCAGCGCGCCCTCGACTCCATGCAGGCTTCCCTCGAAGCCGAGGCCAAGGGCAAGGCTGAGGCCCTGCGCATGAAGAAGAAGCTGGAGGCTGACATCAACGAGCTTGAGATTGCTCTGGATCACGCCAACAAGGTGGGTTTGAATGCGATAGTacctcatatttttttatttttttttttattttttttttttatttaattgtttttaactattttcttgtttttttaggCTAACGCCGAGGCCCAGAAGAACATCAAGCGttaccagcagcagctgaaGGACATCCAGACTGCcctcgaggaggagcagcgcgCCCGCGACGATGCCCGCGAACAGCTGGGCATCTCCGAGCGTCGTGCCAACGCCCTCCAGAACGAACTGGAGGAGTCTCGCACTCTGCTGGAGCAGGCCGATCGCGGCCGTCGCCAGGCCGAGCAGGAGCTGGCCGATGCCCACGAGCAGCTGAACGAGGTGTCCGCCCAGAACGCCTCCATCTCCGCTGCCAAGAGGAAGCTGGAGTCCGAGCTGCAGACCCTGCACTCCGACTTGGACGAACTCCTGAACGAGGCCAAGAACTCCGAGGAGAAGGCCAAGAAGGCCATGGTCGATGCCGCCCGTTTGGCCGATGAGCTCCGCGCCGAGCAGGATCATGCCCAGACCCAGGAGAAATTGAGGAAGGCCCTCGAGCAGCAGATCAAGGAGCTGCAGGTCCGTCTCGACGAGGCCGAGGCCAACGCCCTCAAGGGTGGCAAGAAGGCCATCCAGAAGCTCGAGCAGCGCGTCCGCGAGCTCGAGAACGAGCTGGACGGTGAGCAGAGGAGGCACGCCGATGCCCAGAAGAACCTGCGCAAGTCCGAGCGTCGCGTCAAGGAGCTGAGCTTCCAGTCCGAGGAGGACCGCAAGAACCACGAGCGCATGCAGGATCTGGTCGACAAGCTGCAACAGAAGATCAAGACATACAAGAGGCAGATCGAGGAGGCCGAGGAAATCGCCGCCCTCAACTTGGCCAAATTCCGCAAGGCTCagcaggagctggaggaggccGAGGAGCGTGCCGATCTGGCTGAGCAGGCCATCAGCAAATTCCGCGCCAAGGGACGTGCCGGTTCTGTCGGTCGTGGTGCCAGCCCAGCGGTAAGTTTTGATTAGAGCATCCCATCATCATCACACCCTACCTCTCTAGACCTTATGAGACCCTACCATCCTCCTCTcagagaaaaaagaaaatatatcatttgAATTTCTCTCAATCGAACACCAACTGAGCCTCCATTTTGCCGCAATCACTACGTTCTCTTCAGATCAGTTTTTGAATAATCCGTATATTCTTCCCTTTCATATTGCGCGCGTATGCTCTCTGCTTCTTCTCACGAAAACAGATCTAAATCTGAGGCAGCACCACCAAGTGAAAAACAATCTATATAGCGATCCAATTATGGTTCATTTACGATAATGAGAGAACAAAAACCATGCAAAGAGAATTATAGCTTATaagaattattataaaataaatactaataacaataatatagTTGCATCATACGACATTCGctagcagaaaaaaaatgtaaaaattagaAGCCACCCAAATCCGAAATCAATGGATCAATTCATCGAATACCAACCAAGAATGCGTTCATTTTGACAGAAAACCAaacgaaaagcaaaaaaaaaaattacaagtaAACAAGCAAGCAACCAACAGCAGCATCAGGCTAAATCAATCGAATTGCTTTCTCTACAaccatttacaaaaaaaaaaatcaatactATTCTTccactatattattataaactgTATTTGTACATGTGTACTGCAGCCGACAGCGTCAAAGGGCCGCAAGAGCGCGCTGCTGGAGCAGTAGAAACTTTTCTGAAACATTTGTAAGTGGACGTGTTCGTGCACGTCTTGACCCGTTCTTGTTGTGTCGGAACTCTTCCCACCCACTCCCTCACACCCACACAGTCAGTCAGCCAGTCAGTCAACCGCAGCTCATCTCGTTGTCTCGCTCACTCGTTCGTTGTCGTTGCTCAAACTCCAACTCATTCGTTACGTTTTGTCGTCTCGCTGTCGTACTCGTCAAGCGCTCTCGCTCCTCTCTCATCCGACACTCGACTCCCCAGCAAGACATACTCTCTCTCGAAGAGCATCTACGTTAGCTCACTTCGTACCTGGTTACCGTTATAGTTCACCCCTGCACTCGCTGGCACTACGAAACGTGCGTAGAGAGTGCTGGGCCTTCTCGTTATCGTTCTATCCCAGTGCAGTCGATCCAACTGGGCGACTCGTCCCATTCCCCGGCATGTTTGAATATCGTAATTCTTCTGAAGCTAAtccttatataattttatttatctctCTATTCTACAGCCCCGTGCGACGTCCGTTAGGCCACAATTCGACGGATTGGCCTTCCCACCAAGATTCGACCTTGCTCCTGAAAACGAATTCTAAAtgccatttcattttttaatttattttaaatgatatttcataatgattatgtttatgattttaatttaatttcttaatttaaaaacaaaataataaaactataacaaaatatatatcgaAAACGACGGGAGGCAAACCACCAACACCAACGCCAAATGCACTTAGGCAAAAAATGAAACCAAATAACAACGATCGATCACCGCATCGATtagtatacatacatacataagtgAACAGGATCAGGCTTTTGTGTAAGCGCGACATTTGCCACGGGGACACTGCTGGCTGGAcctgtatttgtatttgtatttatatatttttatacaacttTCGAAATGCATTCAACCAACTAACTATGAAAGAACCAAATCGATTCTCAATCGAACAGCCTGAGAAAGATCGATCGCGAAATGAGAGAGCCCCTTCAAAGTGAAGGCCCCGCGGCGGTGTCCGCCGGTAAATGTCGCCCGCTGTTCGAATTTTTTGCTCTATATGTATTCTCAATTACCTTTGTCATACAGACCAGACAAGACTTACGGACGACACAAGCTATATGCACTGCGCTTATGTTTATGTTAATTTTGACTCTATCAAGCAATGATAAAGAGATAAGATCATCACTCTACACTAAATGAAAAGTATACAAAAAAggaacaaaataaatgtaaatcaaTTTAACAAATGTGTTTTATTCTCGCTGATGAAATATCTAAGAATTTCTAATCACCAGCAAAAGCTGGGGGAACTACACCACAGAAACTGATAAGAATGTTaaattttccattaaattaaaagacatGGCCCATATATGTTAAGTAATAAGATTAtgtggatatatttatttacttttaattaaaccCCAAAACCAAGTAGCTTCTACTTTCCCGCCCCCGGAGCCCTGGGATTGGGCTCGATGCGCAGCAGTTGCTTGTGCTGGCCGATCATGTGCTCAATGTGATTGCATTCGCGCAGATGACCCTTGAACTCATCAAGAGTCTCATATAAAACCGGATAGAGAGCGGGCAGGAGTCCATGGTCCAAAGTCGGGAAGAGATGGTGGAGCACATGATCGCCAAAGTGGGTGAGGACCAGGAACTGTGACCACTTGAGATCGCCGCGATCGATGATCGTGTCCACCTGGAACAAGCCCCAGTCGCGATCCTCGCGATTCGCATCGCCCTCGTGATAGATTTCCGGATCGTGATGGGCCGCATTCAGACCTATCACACAGAAGCTAAAACTAGCGATCGACGTCATCGAGAGCCACGTTCGCACGCAGGTCCAGACGCCAACAGATCCTCCGGTTCCCAGGTAAATAGCAATGGGTATGCTCAGCGGCAGTAGATCGTGCCAGTAGAGGATGTTCGTGTGACGCAGCGAGTAGAAAATACTGAAATATCAATAGCAATCAATCAAACAATCTTTGTTTACGATCGCCTCCCCGATCACGATCACTCACCGTGTGCCGATCTGTATGAAGAAGGCCAGGGCATAGGCCACCGGTTCCGTGACCCAGGACACATAGCGCATCACCTTGCTCTTGATGTGCGGATTGGGCACCCAGCAGAGCAGCGGCTCGAACATCGAGAGCTCCAGATCGAAATAGGAATTGGGATAGATGTGGTGGGACAGAGCATGGGACACACGCCAGGCGGCGAAGTTCATCAGGCCCAGATTGAAGGCGTACATCTGCCAGTTGTCCCGGCGATGGAAGTAGTTGTGGGACACGATCACCGTCCAGCAGAGGGCCACACCCGCCAAGATCAGAGCCAAAAGGCTATTGTACTTGGCACTGGCAATGCCGAAAAGGAAGAGCGACACAAGGACTCCCAGGTGAAtgagctaaaaataaaaaaaaaatattgtaatatttttatttctaaagaaaattattataactaattaattatttaattatcaaaATTTGGACAAAAAAGAAACCCAGGAAAACTGATAATTCTGTCCCATTATCGTCATGAGAC
The genomic region above belongs to Drosophila takahashii strain IR98-3 E-12201 chromosome 2L, DtakHiC1v2, whole genome shotgun sequence and contains:
- the Mhc gene encoding myosin heavy chain, muscle isoform X26 — translated: MPKPIPNQEDEDPTPYLFVSLEQRRIDQSKPYDSKKSCWIPDEKEGYLLGEIKATKGDIVSVGLQGGETRDLKKDLLQQVNPPKYEKAEDMSNLTYLNDASVLHNLRQRYYNKLIYTYSGLFCVAINPYKRYPVYTNRCAKMYRGKRRNEVPPHIFAISDGAYVDMLTNHVNQSMLITGESGAGKTENTKKVIAYFATVGASKKTEESAKSKGSLEDQVVQTNPVLEAFGNAKTVRNDNSSRFGKFIRIHFGPTGKLAGADIETYLLEKARVISQQSLERSYHIFYQIMSGSVAGVKEYCLLSNNIYDYRIVSQGKTTIPSVNDGEEWVAVDQAFDILGFTKQEKEDVYRITAAVMHMGGMKFKQRGREEQAEQDGEEEGGRVSKLFGCDTAELYKNLLKPRIKVGNEFVTQGRNVQQVTNSIGALCKGVFDRLFKWLVKKCNETLDTQQKRQHFIGVLDIAGFEIFDYNGFEQLCINFTNEKLQQFFNHHMFVLEQEEYQREGIEWTFIDFGMDLQLCIDLIEKPMGILSILEEESMFPKATDQTFSEKLTNTHLGKSAPFQKPKPPKPGQQAAHFAIGHYAGCVSYNITGWLEKNKDPLNDTVVDQFKKSQNKLLIEIFADHAGQSGGGEQAKGGRGKKGGGFATVSSAYKEQLNSLMTTLRSTQPHFVRCIIPNEMKQPGVVDAHLVMHQLTCNGVLEGIRICRKGFPNRMVYPDFKMRYQILNPAGIVGVDDPKKCGSLILESTSLDPDMYRIGHTKVFFRAGVLGQMEEFRDERLGKIMSWMQAWARGYLSRKGFKKLQEQRVALKVVQRNLRKYLQLRTWPWYKLWQKVKPLLNVSRIEDEIARLEEKAKKAEELHAAEVKVRKELEALNAKLLAEKTALLDSLSGEKGALQDYQERNAKLTAQKNDLENQLRDIQERLTQEEDARNQLFQQKKKADQEISGLKKDIEDLELNVQKAEQDKATKDHQIRNLNDEIAHQDELINKLNKEKKMQGETNQKTGEELQAAEDKINHLNKVKAKLEQTLDELEDSLEREKKVRGDVEKSKRKVEGDLKLTQEAVADLERNKKELEQTIQRKDKELSSITAKLEDEQVVVLKHQRQIKELQARIEELEEEVEAERQARAKAEKQRADLARELEELGERLEEAGGATSAQIELNKKREAELSKLRRDLEEANIQHESTLANLRKKHNDAVAEMAEQVDQLNKLKAKAEKEKNEYYGQLNDLRAGVDHITNEKAAQEKIAKQLQHTLNEVQSKLDETNRTLNDFDASKKKLSIENSDLLRQLEEAESQVSQLSKIKISLTTQLEDTKRLADEESRERATLLGKFRNLEHDLDNLREQVEEEAEGKADLQRQLSKANAEAQVWRSKYESDGVARSEELEEAKRKLQARLAEAEETIESLNQKCIGLEKTKQRLSTEVEDLQLEVDRANAIANAAEKKQKAFDKIIGEWKLKVDDLAAELDASQKECRNYSTELFRLKGAYEEGQEQLEAVRRENKNLADEVKDLLDQIGEGGRNIHEIEKARKRLEAEKDELQAALEEAEAALEQEENKVLRAQLELSQVRQEIDRRIQEKEEEFENTRKNHQRALDSMQASLEAEAKGKAEALRMKKKLEADINELEIALDHANKANAEAQKNIKRYQQQLKDIQTALEEEQRARDDAREQLGISERRANALQNELEESRTLLEQADRGRRQAEQELADAHEQLNEVSAQNASISAAKRKLESELQTLHSDLDELLNEAKNSEEKAKKAMVDAARLADELRAEQDHAQTQEKLRKALEQQIKELQVRLDEAEANALKGGKKAIQKLEQRVRELENELDGEQRRHADAQKNLRKSERRVKELSFQSEEDRKNHERMQDLVDKLQQKIKTYKRQIEEAEEIAALNLAKFRKAQQELEEAEERADLAEQAISKFRAKGRAGSVGRGASPAPRATSVRPQFDGLAFPPRFDLAPENEF
- the Mhc gene encoding myosin heavy chain, muscle isoform X1; this translates as MPKPIPNQEDEDPTPYLFVSLEQRRIDQSKPYDSKKSCWIPDEKEGYLLGEIKATKGDIVSVGLQGGETRDLKKDLLQQVNPPKYEKAEDMSNLTYLNDASVLHNLRQRYYNKLIYTYSGLFCVAINPYKRYPVYTNRCAKMYRGKRRNEVPPHIFAISDGAYVDMLTNHVNQSMLITGESGAGKTENTKKVIAYFATVGASKKTEESAKSKGSLEDQVVQTNPVLEAFGNAKTVRNDNSSRFGKFIRIHFGPTGKLAGADIETYLLEKARVISQQSLERSYHIFYQIMSGSVAGVKDTCLLTDNIYDYHIVSQGKVTVASIDDAEEFSLTDQAFDILGFTKQEKEDVYRITAAVMHMGGMKFKQRGREEQAEQDGEEEGGRVSKLFGCDTAELYKNLLKPRIKVGNEFVTQGRNVQQVTNSIGALCKGVFDRLFKWLVKKCNETLDTQQKRQHFIGVLDIAGFEIFDYNGFEQLCINFTNEKLQQFFNHHMFVLEQEEYKREGIDWAFIDFGMDLLACIDLIEKPMGILSILEEESMFPKATDQTFSEKLTNTHLGKSAPFQKPKPPKPGQQAAHFAIGHYAGCVSYNITGWLEKNKDPLNDTVVDQFKKSQNKLLIEIFADHAGQSGGGEQAKGGRGKKGGGFATVSSAYKEQLNSLMTTLRSTQPHFVRCIIPNEMKQPGVVDAHLVMHQLTCNGVLEGIRICRKGFPNRMVYPDFKMRYQILNPKGIKGLDCPKKCTKILIESTELNDDQYRLGNTKVFFRAGVLGQMEEFRDERLGKIMSWMQAWARGYLSRKGFKKLQEQRVALKVVQRNLRKYLQLRTWPWYKLWQKVKPLLNVSRIEDEIARLEEKAKKAEELHAAEVKVRKELEALNAKLLAEKTALLDSLSGEKGALQDYQERNAKLTAQKNDLENQLRDIQERLTQEEDARNQLFQQKKKADQEISGLKKDIEDLELNVQKAEQDKATKDHQIRNLNDEIAHQDELINKLNKEKKMQGETNQKTGEELQAAEDKINHLNKVKAKLEQTLDELEDSLEREKKVRGDVEKSKRKVEGDLKLTQEAVADLERNKKELEQTIQRKDKELSSITAKLEDEQVVVLKHQRQIKELQARIEELEEEVEAERQARAKAEKQRADLARELEELGERLEEAGGATSAQIELNKKREAELSKLRRDLEEANIQHESTLANLRKKHNDAVAEMAEQVDQLNKLKAKAEKEKNEYYGQLNDLRAGVDHITNEKAAQEKIAKQLQHTLNEVQSKLDETNRTLNDFDASKKKLSIENSDLLRQLEEAESQVSQLSKIKISLTTQLEDTKRLADEESRERATLLGKFRNLEHDLDNLREQVEEEAEGKADLQRQLSKANAEAQVWRSKYESDGVARSEELEEAKRKLQARLAEAEETIESLNQKCIGLEKTKQRLSTEVEDLQLEVDRANAIANAAEKKQKAFDKIIGEWKLKVDDLAAELDASQKECRNYSTELFRLKGAYEEGQEQLEAVRRENKNLADEVKDLLDQIGEGGRNIHEIEKARKRLEAEKDELQAALEEAEAALEQEENKVLRAQLELSQVRQEIDRRIQEKEEEFENTRKNHQRALDSMQASLEAEAKGKAEALRMKKKLEADINELEIALDHANKANAEAQKNIKRYQQQLKDIQTALEEEQRARDDAREQLGISERRANALQNELEESRTLLEQADRGRRQAEQELADAHEQLNEVSAQNASISAAKRKLESELQTLHSDLDELLNEAKNSEEKAKKAMVDAARLADELRAEQDHAQTQEKLRKALEQQIKELQVRLDEAEANALKGGKKAIQKLEQRVRELENELDGEQRRHADAQKNLRKSERRVKELSFQSEEDRKNHERMQDLVDKLQQKIKTYKRQIEEAEEIAALNLAKFRKAQQELEEAEERADLAEQAISKFRAKGRAGSVGRGASPAPRATSVRPQFDGLAFPPRFDLAPENEF